The proteins below are encoded in one region of Tachypleus tridentatus isolate NWPU-2018 chromosome 4, ASM421037v1, whole genome shotgun sequence:
- the LOC143249759 gene encoding dymeclin isoform X3 has product MGANSSSMSDLHSNEYLNQFVGKVAVSPNDPFWNQLLSFTFTPPRTCADCRLLEESVQSLLQTFLTNNLYTGNYRSLVHVFVTRATELKASAQCEKITGREPKEMSNIFTWQTFNAMFILRCVTKYFIQTVTEDNFVKQFQSNPQDSSGEKQQEDNASHALEKLLNVLVEIVVDVPILDFTYAIHVEAVNTILVILSAQMFSARPASKSLIYRLIMQGKCSIHAFLLVKVLLQNFVKQEVPPYRIHGDSHGSIIIGLASGLWNVLTLGYGRSGSQKDQSSEHRAVLASQSLLLLLVLVNHCTSEKDLPNPYRQALFSFSSSQETTSSSSADEAPAFKVDCSKLFSTLCSTLQDDNTTLLLYLLLHRNPNFRTYVLSRTDVDTLVMPILKILYQAPERSSHHIYMALIILLILSEDDLFNEAVHYIVIKNISWYTERSISEISLGGLLVLVVIRTIQFNITRMRDKYLHTNCLAALANMSSHFKALHPYVSQRFVSLFEHLAKRLTRVVDQLKNRRTSGGTDSEDDFSTDLMLDLSVLEEVLRMVLEILNSCLTHQLAHNPNLVYTLLYKRHVFEAFRTHPTFQDIIQNLETEHHEKIAKTLRVP; this is encoded by the exons TGCCGATTGTCGTTTGCTAGAAGAGAGTGTCCAGTCTTTGTTACAGACCTTTTTGACAAACAACCTATACACTGGAAACTACAGATCTCTAGTTCATGTTTTTGTTACTAGAGCAACTGAGTTGAAGGCATCAGCTCAGTGTGAAAA AATTACAGGAAGAGAACCAAAAGAAATGAG caACATCTTTACATGGCAGACCTTCAACGCCATGTTTATACTTCGCTGTGTGACCAAGTACTTCATCCAAACAGTTACAGAAGATAATTTTGTGAAACAGTTCCAGAGTAATCCACAAGATAGCAGTG GCGAAAAGCAACAAGAAGATAATGCCAGCCATGCTCTTGAGAAGCTTTTGAATGTACTTGTAGAAATCGTAGTCGATGTTCCTATCCT TGATTTTACATATGCTATACATGTAGAAGCTGTCAATACAATTCTCGTGATTTTGTCAGCTCAGATGTTTTCTGCCAGACCTGCTTCTAAGTCTCTTATTTACAGGTTAATAATGCAAGGAAAATG CTCAATTCATGCCTTTCTGTTAGTGAAAGTGCTTCTCCAAAATTTTGTTAAGCAAGAAGTTCCACCTTATAGGATACATGGGGATTCTCATGGGAGTATAATCATAGGCCTAGCAT CAGGTTTGTGGAATGTTTTAACTCTTGGATATGGGAGAAGTGGCAGTCAAAAAGATCAGAGCTCTGAACACAGAGCTGTTCTTGCCAGCCAGAGTCTGCTGTTACTGCTTGTATTGGTTAATCATTGTACATCTGAGAAGGACCTTCCAAACCCATATAGACAAGCACTTTTCTCATTTTCCAGTTCTCAAG aaACAACAAGTAGTTCCTCAGCAGATGAAGCACCTGCCTTTAAAGTTGATTGCTCCAAGTTGTTTTCAACACTGTGTTCCACCCTTCAAGATGACAATACCACATTATTGTTGTATCTGCTTCTCCATCGTAACCCAAACTTCAGAACATATGTCTTGTCACGTACAGATGTGGACACATTG GTTATGCCAATCCTGAAAATCCTATACCAGGCTCCAGAGAGAAGTTCCCATCATATATACATGGCTCTGATCATCTTGCTGATTCTGAGTGAAGATGATTTATTTAATGAAGCTGTTCACTATATA GTTATTAAAAATATCTCCTGGTATACAGAGCGATCAATATCGGAGATTTCTCTAGGTGGTCTGTTAGTTCTCGTTGTGATTAGAACAATCCAGTTTAACATAACTAGAATGAGG GACAAATACCTTCATACAAACTGTTTGGCAGCTTTAGCCAACATGTCAAGCCACTTTAAAGCCCTTCACCCCTATGTATCTCAGCGGTTTGTGAG CTTATTTGAACATCTAGCCAAACGGCTTACAAGAGTTGTAGATCAACTGAAGAACAGAAGAACTAGTGGAGGAACAGACAGTGAGGATGACTTCTCTACTGACTTG ATGCTTGATTTGTCAGTTTTAGAGGAAGTTCTGCGGATGGTTTTAGAAATTCTTAATTCCTGTTTAACACATCAGTTAGCACACAACCCTAACCTCGTGTACACACTTCTTTATAAACGTCATGTTTTTGAAGCTTTTCGCACTCATCCAACTTTTCAGGATATAATACAGAACTTGGAAACg gAGCATCATGAAAAAATTGCTAAGACACTAAGGGTGCCATGA